One window from the genome of Crassostrea angulata isolate pt1a10 chromosome 2, ASM2561291v2, whole genome shotgun sequence encodes:
- the LOC128173791 gene encoding uncharacterized protein LOC128173791, whose product MERGRPRLKGRFVSKRRERKYDSIKRGIRQRWENTKIAETHSYSKIASTNETIESDDCHSVDNVPVDLEEVEIVYTENVIDSPRLEKDWRCGRRLIELGVLADGLSACKKCGLPLQLSHCQGITNFGLSAMLKIPCMNSACKMIDNVPTGKRHNKIWDANTKLAAAVQHTGIGFDQISGILAELNMPPISRTLLSSRQVEIGKATECIASLSMQEALEEEVMATNIKKQSSSISVSVDGAWQKRGSGWSYDSLTGHCSMMGVETGKVIDYSVRSKTCKICENAERKNTPPAPHECTRNWTGSSKSMEPDMIVEMVGRTLEKGVRMEGLVGDDDTTAITRINKELDANIQKQSDKNHVKKNIANSLYNLQKSHKSLSTKIIRYIQKCFNYMVSQNQGSPSGIEKGLTALSFHPFENHKECDQLWCHHKRDPTKKFTSLPYGRPLENKALQQDLEGIFNKLKKHSQKLANLGSTQPNESFNKTVASKAPKNRLFSRTITYRVAASVAQKNIGQGYLVQASKISIIFKIRL is encoded by the exons atggaGAGGGGGAGGCCGAGATTGAAGGGTCGTTTTGTGTCAAAACGACGGGAACGCAAATACGACTCCATAAAAAGGGGGATTCGACAGAGATGGGAGAACACAAAAATAGCCGAGACACATAGCTATTCAAAAATCGCTTCCACCAATGAAACAATTGAGTCAGACGACTGTCACTCCGTTGACAATGTTCCAGTAGATCTCGAAGAGGTTGAGATTGTTTACACTGAAAAT gTAATAGACTCCCCTCGTCTTGAAAAGGACTGGAGATGTGGCCGTAGGTTGATTGAGCTTGGGGTACTTGCTGATGGCTTGTCTGCCTGCAAGAAATGTGGCTTACCCTTACAACTTTCCCACTGCCAAGGAATAACCAACTTTGGTCTTTCAGCTATGCTCAAAATACCTTGCATGAATTCTGCTTGCAAAATGATCGACAATGTTCCAACTGGAAAAAGGCATAATAAAATTTGGGATGCCAATACAAAGTTAGCAGCAG CTGTACAACACACTGGGATAGGCTTTGACCAGATAAGTGGAATACTGGCTGAGCTAAACATGCCACCCATCAGCAGAACACTACTTAGCAGCAGACAAGTAGAGATTGGAAAAGCTACAGAATGTATTGCTTCCTTATCGATGCAAGAAGCTCTAGAAGAAGAAGTTATGGCAacaaacat AAAGAAACAGTCATCCAGCATAAGTGTCAGTGTAGATGGGGCTTGGCAAAAGCGCGGAAGTGGCTGGTCATATGATAGCCTTACAg GCCATTGCTCAATGATGGGTGTAGAAACAGGGAAAGTCATTGATTACAGTGTCCGTAGTAAAACATGCAAGATTTGCGAGAATGCGGAAAGGAAAAATACACCACCTGCTCCACATGAATGTACAAGAAATTGGACAG GAAGCTCAAAGTCCATGGAGCCTGATATGATAGTGGAGATGGTAGGAAGGACACTGGAAAAAGGAGTAAGGATGGAAGGACTGGTTGGGGATGACGACACAACTGCTATCACGCGAATCAACAAAGAATTAGATGCAAATATCCAGAAACAGTCCGACAAGAACCATGTAAAAAAGAACATTGCAAATTCCCTGTACAATCTTCAAAAATCGCATAAAAGTCTCTCCACTAAAATCATAAGATACATTCAGAAGTGCTTCAACTATATGGTTTCTCAGAACCAGGGTAGCCCAAGTGGAATTGAAAAAGGCCTCACTGCTTTGTCCTTTCATCCCTTTGAGAATCACAAAGAATGTGATCAACTTTGGTGTCACCATAAAAGAGACCCAACCAAAAAGTTTACATCCCTCCCTTATGGTCGACCATTGGAGAATAAAGCTCTGCAGCAAGACCTGGAAGGCATTTTTAACAAGTTAAAGAAGCATTCACAGAAATTAGCCAATCTTGGAAGCACGCAACCAAACGaaagttttaataaaactgtGGCATCCAAAGCTCCAAAAAATCGCCTCTTCAGCAGAACAATAACCTACAGGGTAGCAGCAAGTGTGgcacaaaaaaatattggtcAAGGCTATCTGGTGCAGGCAAGCAAAATttccattatatttaaaattaggCTTTGA